One genomic segment of Bradyrhizobium prioriisuperbiae includes these proteins:
- a CDS encoding recombinase family protein encodes MVSTYKDAGISGASMILRPGIQTLLQDAQRQQFDVVLAEALDRISRDQADVATLFKHLRFAGVPIITLAEGEISELHVGLKGTMNALFLKDLAAKTHRGLRGRIEDGKSGGGLCYGYRVVKKLDERGDLIRGDRGIDEAHAIVARRIFREFASGISPRAIARTLNAEGIVGPDGNLWNDSTIRGHVKRGTGLINNELYVGRLVWNRQRYVKDPSTGRRVSRMNAESEWIVAEVPELRIIDDDLWQAVKARQGEIADKYVNVTEAMREAQSNRLNGLRRPKALFSGLIHCGVCGGPCSLRGQDRYACSARVTNGSCANTRTITRSDLEQRVLAGLKDRMMAPEMAAEAMRAYAEEMNRLNRERRASGEGHRSELAKIQRTTLHGELGTILGWIEAQAVGKTRKRETPAAFAAGVSVSVVAGRRNRRPHRLSPIVISLRL; translated from the coding sequence ATCGTCAGCACTTACAAGGATGCAGGAATTTCCGGCGCTAGCATGATTTTGCGGCCGGGCATCCAGACGCTCTTGCAGGATGCTCAGCGCCAACAATTCGACGTCGTGTTGGCGGAAGCGCTAGATCGCATCAGTCGCGATCAGGCGGATGTCGCCACGCTGTTCAAGCATCTCCGCTTTGCAGGTGTGCCGATCATCACGCTGGCCGAGGGCGAAATCAGCGAGCTGCACGTTGGGCTCAAGGGCACTATGAACGCCCTATTCCTGAAGGACCTTGCTGCGAAGACCCATCGCGGCCTGCGTGGTCGCATCGAGGACGGCAAGTCCGGCGGTGGCCTCTGCTACGGCTACCGTGTCGTCAAAAAGCTAGATGAGCGCGGCGATCTAATCCGCGGCGATCGCGGGATCGACGAAGCGCATGCAATTGTTGCTCGTCGCATTTTTAGGGAGTTTGCATCTGGCATCAGCCCGCGCGCGATCGCGAGAACGCTAAATGCTGAAGGTATCGTCGGTCCCGATGGGAATTTATGGAATGACTCGACGATCCGCGGACACGTAAAGCGCGGCACCGGCCTCATCAACAACGAGCTGTATGTCGGCCGGCTGGTCTGGAACCGGCAGCGTTACGTCAAAGACCCGAGCACTGGACGGCGGGTGTCGCGCATGAACGCGGAATCGGAGTGGATCGTCGCCGAGGTTCCGGAACTGAGGATTATCGACGATGACCTCTGGCAGGCGGTAAAAGCGCGTCAGGGCGAAATTGCGGACAAGTATGTCAACGTCACCGAGGCTATGCGAGAGGCGCAATCGAACCGACTGAACGGCTTGCGCCGACCGAAGGCGCTGTTTTCCGGGTTGATCCATTGCGGCGTTTGCGGTGGTCCCTGCTCGCTACGCGGTCAGGACCGTTATGCCTGTTCGGCCCGTGTTACCAATGGCTCCTGCGCGAACACCCGCACGATCACACGGAGTGACCTTGAGCAGCGTGTGCTTGCCGGGCTCAAGGATCGCATGATGGCGCCGGAGATGGCCGCCGAGGCGATGCGCGCTTACGCCGAGGAAATGAACCGACTCAACCGCGAACGCCGCGCCAGCGGCGAAGGCCACCGCTCGGAGTTGGCGAAGATCCAACGCACCACCCTACACGGCGAATTGGGCACGATCCTCGGATGGATCGAAGCACAAGCCGTTGGAAAGACTCGGAAACGCGAAACTCCCGCAGCTTTCGCTGCGGGAGTTTCGGTATCGGTGGTTGCGGGGAGGCGCAACAGACGCCCTCACAGACTTTCGCCGATTGTGATTTCTCTACGCTTATAG
- a CDS encoding type II toxin-antitoxin system prevent-host-death family antitoxin, whose translation MVQTSALEFQRKFGEFQHQAQREPVEITRHGRREFVLMSAEHYDWLTAAAKRTYRTVDATQVVIDAVERAEMDPEHATLNELLK comes from the coding sequence ATGGTTCAGACCAGCGCCTTGGAATTCCAGCGCAAATTCGGCGAGTTTCAGCATCAGGCTCAGCGAGAGCCCGTAGAGATTACGCGCCACGGCCGGCGGGAGTTCGTGCTGATGTCGGCCGAACATTATGACTGGCTAACGGCGGCCGCCAAGCGCACCTACCGAACGGTCGATGCGACCCAGGTGGTGATCGACGCTGTTGAACGGGCCGAGATGGACCCTGAACATGCCACCCTCAACGAACTGCTCAAGTGA